From one Thermatribacter velox genomic stretch:
- a CDS encoding 2-hydroxyacyl-CoA dehydratase, with protein MRVGFFCRYVPFELILACGGEPLQMQLRGPELRGDASYFPVPFCATAKFFVDWLQSTGRDSLDVVVFAGSCDAARRLYEVSQRLFADKIPLFLLEVPHHVDKMTLARFAENLRLLAFSLGNLSGITPLAVAERLLEITLSSLKWRSRWSELFFKGSVYGDTLRKLNFLDLPFADAPPGVRTGIPILLSGGHIFIQEVTTLLEESGFLVFEDSPYAMRKVLSEDLRKLDVAAERDPFLALSELYLRSLLPCPRVNDLRRLDMLKKVITSLGILGIVYFYPKFCDFSLYELPLLKKELSLPLLAIDYDTSQEEAPRWRIRIEAFYESLSGHAWKRPAS; from the coding sequence GTGCGGGTAGGCTTTTTTTGTCGTTATGTTCCTTTTGAGTTGATTCTGGCTTGTGGGGGAGAACCCCTTCAGATGCAATTGAGAGGGCCTGAATTAAGAGGAGATGCTTCTTATTTCCCGGTACCGTTTTGTGCTACAGCTAAGTTTTTCGTTGACTGGCTACAAAGCACCGGTCGCGATAGCCTGGATGTTGTAGTTTTTGCGGGAAGTTGTGATGCTGCTCGCAGATTATATGAAGTTTCACAACGTCTTTTTGCCGATAAAATACCCCTTTTTTTACTGGAAGTTCCCCATCATGTAGACAAGATGACCCTGGCTCGCTTTGCAGAGAATTTGCGTCTTCTGGCCTTCAGCTTGGGTAATTTGTCGGGGATTACGCCTCTTGCTGTGGCAGAACGATTGCTGGAGATAACGCTTTCTTCCCTCAAGTGGCGTTCGAGGTGGAGCGAACTGTTTTTCAAGGGTTCTGTTTACGGAGATACTTTAAGAAAATTGAATTTCCTGGATTTGCCCTTTGCTGATGCACCACCAGGTGTCAGAACAGGCATTCCTATTCTCCTTTCTGGGGGCCATATTTTTATACAGGAAGTAACCACCCTGCTTGAAGAATCTGGTTTTTTGGTTTTTGAGGATTCGCCTTATGCGATGCGCAAAGTTTTGAGTGAGGACCTTAGGAAGCTGGATGTAGCAGCTGAAAGGGACCCTTTTCTGGCTCTTTCCGAGTTGTATTTGCGGTCTTTGCTTCCCTGCCCCCGAGTAAATGATCTGCGAAGGTTGGACATGTTGAAAAAGGTTATAACTTCCCTGGGAATTTTAGGGATAGTATATTTTTATCCCAAGTTTTGTGATTTTTCGCTTTATGAGTTGCCGCTCCTCAAAAAGGAGCTTTCTCTGCCCTTGCTTGCCATTGATTACGACACTTCACAGGAAGAAGCGCCTCGCTGGCGAATACGAATCGAAGCTTTTTATGAATCTCTTTCTGGCCATGCCTGGAAAAGACCTGCTTCTTAA
- a CDS encoding rubrerythrin family protein, whose amino-acid sequence MTRRNLEDAYSGESQAHMRYLIFAEVAEKEGKPNIARLFRAIAFAEQVHATNHYRTLGKIGSTTDNLDMAIAGETFEVEEMYPVYNNAASFQGEKEAERSTHYALEAEKIHAKMYTQAKEAALQGKDLEIGTVYICPVCGYTVEGSAPDHCPVCGAPKSQFKAF is encoded by the coding sequence ATGACTCGTAGAAACCTTGAGGATGCTTATTCCGGAGAATCGCAGGCTCATATGCGCTATCTAATTTTTGCAGAGGTAGCTGAAAAAGAAGGAAAACCCAACATTGCTCGTCTCTTCCGAGCTATTGCCTTTGCAGAACAGGTGCATGCTACCAATCATTATCGTACACTGGGTAAGATAGGTTCCACCACCGATAATCTGGATATGGCCATTGCTGGTGAAACCTTTGAAGTGGAGGAGATGTATCCCGTTTATAACAACGCGGCAAGTTTCCAGGGTGAGAAGGAGGCAGAAAGAAGCACACATTACGCTCTGGAAGCTGAAAAGATTCATGCCAAAATGTATACGCAGGCGAAAGAAGCAGCGTTACAGGGCAAAGACCTGGAAATTGGCACCGTTTATATTTGCCCAGTTTGCGGTTACACTGTGGAGGGTAGCGCTCCTGACCACTGCCCAGTGTGTGGGGCGCCCAAAAGCCAGTTTAAAGCTTTTTAA
- a CDS encoding acyl-CoA dehydratase activase, translating into MVLGIDVGSRTTKAVLWDGKSILAFRIEPTGTNMKEKASQMIEAILKDCGLGSDKVDKMVATGYGRQQVDAAKRVSEISCQAKAIHFLFPKARTVIDIGGQDSKVILLGSEGKVLDFIMNDKCAAGTGRFLEMMAGVLEITLEDYGALFNLATEEVSLSSTCAVFAESELISLMAGGKRRESLARAVCFSVAERTVSLIERVGGQPPFVFTGGVAKNRGVLQALEKKLKTSLLVPPYPQITAALGACLLG; encoded by the coding sequence ATGGTTCTGGGAATTGATGTTGGTTCAAGAACTACCAAGGCGGTGCTTTGGGATGGTAAGAGCATTCTTGCTTTCCGTATAGAGCCCACCGGAACCAACATGAAGGAAAAAGCTTCTCAAATGATAGAGGCGATTTTAAAAGACTGCGGTTTGGGCTCTGATAAAGTGGATAAGATGGTGGCTACCGGTTATGGCAGACAGCAGGTTGACGCCGCAAAAAGAGTGAGCGAGATTTCCTGTCAGGCAAAGGCCATCCATTTTTTGTTTCCCAAGGCAAGGACGGTTATTGACATAGGAGGTCAGGACAGTAAAGTCATCTTACTTGGTTCAGAAGGCAAAGTGCTTGACTTTATCATGAATGATAAGTGTGCAGCAGGGACGGGTAGGTTTTTGGAAATGATGGCCGGGGTACTGGAGATAACGCTCGAGGACTACGGCGCGCTTTTTAATCTCGCTACTGAAGAAGTCAGCCTTTCTTCTACTTGTGCGGTGTTTGCTGAATCGGAATTGATTAGTCTGATGGCTGGTGGGAAGAGGCGCGAAAGCTTAGCCCGGGCGGTTTGTTTTTCGGTAGCAGAACGGACTGTTTCACTGATAGAACGTGTAGGGGGCCAGCCTCCTTTCGTTTTTACTGGAGGAGTAGCTAAAAATCGGGGCGTACTGCAAGCTCTGGAGAAAAAGTTAAAGACTTCTTTGCTGGTGCCTCCTTACCCTCAGATAACAGCTGCTTTGGGAGCCTGTCTTTTGGGATAG
- a CDS encoding thiamine pyrophosphate-dependent dehydrogenase E1 component subunit alpha — protein MDLQQKLKLYYQMLLIRDFEETAEELYMAGKVWGTFHLYVGEEAVAVGACAALQPEDYITSTHRGHGHCIAKGADVKKMMAELMGKKTGYCLGLGGSMHIADLEKGNLGATGIVGSAIPIAVGAALGCKLQKNGRVVLCFFGDGAANTGAFHEAVNMAAIFKLPVVFMCENNMYAMSFSVKKAFAIADIAERAQGYGIPGVVANGNDVLEVYEITKEAVERARKGEGPTLIEAKTYRFKGHSKSDKNVYRSKEEIKEWMRRDPILLFEKHLLEEEKVDPQKLQEIKQKAEKEIEEAVAFAEASEELSIEEARRLVYAE, from the coding sequence CTGGACCTTCAGCAAAAACTCAAGCTTTATTACCAAATGTTGCTCATCCGTGATTTTGAAGAAACTGCTGAGGAGCTATATATGGCTGGTAAGGTCTGGGGAACCTTTCACCTTTACGTGGGAGAAGAAGCCGTGGCAGTGGGAGCCTGCGCTGCGCTACAGCCCGAGGATTATATTACCTCAACCCACAGAGGGCACGGACACTGCATCGCCAAAGGAGCAGATGTCAAAAAAATGATGGCCGAGTTGATGGGTAAAAAAACCGGCTATTGTCTGGGTCTTGGAGGTTCCATGCACATTGCAGACCTTGAAAAGGGCAACCTGGGAGCTACGGGCATAGTAGGTTCAGCTATCCCCATTGCAGTTGGAGCAGCGTTAGGCTGCAAGCTCCAGAAAAACGGAAGAGTAGTGCTTTGCTTTTTTGGAGATGGAGCTGCTAACACTGGAGCTTTCCATGAAGCAGTAAACATGGCAGCAATATTCAAGTTGCCGGTGGTTTTTATGTGTGAAAACAACATGTATGCCATGTCTTTCTCGGTCAAAAAAGCTTTTGCCATTGCTGACATTGCCGAACGTGCCCAGGGATATGGCATTCCGGGAGTGGTAGCCAATGGTAACGATGTACTCGAAGTGTACGAGATAACTAAGGAAGCAGTAGAAAGAGCCCGAAAAGGTGAAGGACCTACTCTTATAGAAGCCAAAACCTACCGTTTCAAAGGACATTCCAAAAGTGACAAAAACGTATATCGTTCGAAAGAAGAAATCAAAGAGTGGATGCGCAGAGATCCTATTTTGCTCTTTGAAAAACATCTCCTCGAAGAAGAAAAAGTCGACCCTCAAAAACTTCAAGAAATAAAACAAAAGGCCGAAAAAGAAATTGAAGAAGCTGTTGCTTTCGCTGAAGCAAGCGAAGAGCTGAGCATAGAGGAAGCGAGGCGATTGGTCTATGCCGAATAG
- a CDS encoding alpha-ketoacid dehydrogenase subunit beta, with product MPNRIITYAEALREAMREEMRNDASVFLIGEDIGIYGGAFGVTQGLIEEFGPERVIDTPISEVAIVGAAVGASLIGMRPVAEIMFFDFMTICSDQLVNQAAKIRFMFGGKARVPIVVRSPAGSGTGAAGHHSGSLESWFAHVPGLKVVAPATPYDAKGLLKSSIRDDNPVVFVEHKLLYRTKGPVPEEEYLVPIGKAEIKREGKDVSLIAYSIMTMRSLEAAEILAKEGIEAEVVDIRSLRPLDEETILQSVKKTNRAVVIYEPPRFGGFGAEVVSLITEKAFDYLDAPVERLGGEEMPPPYNPHLERELVPQVEDIVETVKRMLE from the coding sequence ATGCCGAATAGAATAATCACCTATGCAGAAGCGCTCCGTGAGGCCATGCGCGAGGAAATGCGAAACGACGCTTCAGTATTTCTCATTGGAGAAGACATCGGCATTTACGGAGGAGCTTTCGGTGTAACCCAGGGCTTAATTGAGGAATTTGGCCCAGAGAGAGTTATCGACACTCCTATCTCTGAAGTGGCTATTGTTGGCGCTGCAGTGGGAGCTTCCCTCATTGGGATGCGACCAGTAGCAGAAATAATGTTTTTCGATTTTATGACCATTTGCTCTGACCAGTTGGTTAATCAGGCAGCAAAAATACGTTTTATGTTTGGAGGCAAGGCACGAGTACCTATCGTGGTGCGTTCACCAGCCGGTTCTGGAACTGGTGCAGCAGGGCATCATTCGGGAAGCCTTGAGTCCTGGTTTGCCCATGTTCCCGGCCTCAAAGTGGTAGCTCCAGCTACTCCGTATGACGCTAAGGGATTGCTCAAATCATCAATTCGCGACGATAACCCGGTAGTTTTCGTAGAACACAAATTGCTTTATCGCACCAAAGGGCCAGTGCCAGAAGAAGAGTACCTGGTACCCATTGGAAAAGCAGAAATTAAAAGAGAGGGCAAAGACGTTTCCCTCATCGCCTATTCCATCATGACTATGCGTAGCCTGGAAGCTGCGGAAATACTTGCCAAAGAAGGAATTGAGGCTGAGGTGGTCGACATTCGAAGCTTGCGACCACTTGATGAGGAAACAATTCTTCAATCGGTGAAAAAGACCAATCGAGCAGTAGTTATCTATGAACCACCTCGCTTCGGTGGCTTTGGGGCTGAAGTGGTTTCTCTAATAACTGAAAAAGCGTTCGACTATCTGGACGCGCCGGTAGAGCGCCTGGGTGGCGAAGAAATGCCTCCTCCCTATAACCCACATCTTGAAAGAGAATTGGTCCCCCAGGTAGAGGACATTGTGGAAACAGTAAAAAGAATGCTTGAATAA
- the gyaR gene encoding glyoxylate reductase, with product MQAKPQVFITRRIPEEGIKMIIEYCETEISDFDGVLPREMLLKKVKNKEGILCLLTDTIDKEVMDAAGPRLKVISNYAVGFNNIDVEEATRRGIMVTNTPGVLTETTADLAWTLMMSIARRIVEADKFVRAGKFRGWEPLLLLGTDVYGATLGIIGFGRIGQAMARRASGFNMKVIYYDSQRAPSQVEKELGASYRTLPELLSEADFVTIHVPLTPQTHHLIGEKELKMMKKEAYLINTARGPIVDEKALVRALQEKWIRGAALDVFENEPEVEPELLKLDNVVLAPHIGSATYATRTKMAIMAAENLIKALQGEIPPNLVNPEVLEKNKNSQKQG from the coding sequence ATGCAAGCAAAACCCCAGGTATTTATTACCAGAAGGATTCCTGAAGAAGGCATAAAGATGATAATAGAATACTGTGAAACAGAGATAAGCGATTTTGATGGTGTTTTACCACGAGAAATGTTACTTAAAAAAGTTAAAAACAAAGAGGGTATTCTCTGCTTGCTCACCGATACTATTGACAAAGAAGTAATGGATGCGGCTGGTCCAAGGCTCAAAGTAATTTCCAACTACGCTGTGGGCTTCAATAACATAGACGTGGAGGAAGCGACCAGGCGGGGCATCATGGTCACCAACACTCCCGGTGTCCTCACCGAGACCACTGCAGACCTTGCCTGGACCCTTATGATGAGCATTGCCCGACGCATCGTTGAGGCAGACAAATTCGTGAGAGCTGGAAAATTCAGAGGCTGGGAACCTCTACTGCTTCTTGGTACCGACGTATACGGAGCTACCCTTGGTATCATCGGCTTTGGGAGAATAGGGCAGGCCATGGCCCGGAGGGCTTCAGGATTCAACATGAAGGTAATATACTATGACTCGCAAAGAGCACCTTCACAGGTAGAAAAAGAGCTTGGAGCTTCTTACCGAACTCTTCCGGAGCTACTTAGTGAAGCCGATTTTGTAACCATCCATGTGCCACTAACCCCTCAAACCCACCATCTCATTGGAGAAAAAGAGCTAAAAATGATGAAGAAAGAAGCCTACCTCATCAACACTGCACGAGGACCAATCGTGGATGAGAAAGCCCTGGTTCGTGCCCTTCAGGAAAAATGGATTAGAGGAGCAGCGCTGGATGTTTTTGAAAACGAACCAGAGGTGGAACCAGAACTGCTTAAGCTTGACAACGTAGTTCTGGCCCCCCACATTGGTTCAGCCACTTACGCCACCCGCACCAAAATGGCAATCATGGCCGCCGAGAATCTTATTAAGGCACTCCAGGGGGAAATACCTCCCAATCTGGTTAACCCAGAAGTGCTCGAAAAAAACAAAAATTCACAAAAACAGGGGTGA
- a CDS encoding sugar-binding transcriptional regulator, producing MRKGPEPELIAEIAKLYYYNQLTQERIADLLGISRQKVCRLLKKALEDGIVQIKIIEPEQSDKKIEEELIKKFDLEEARVVKIFQDRKDLILKRIGQGAAAYLMSRVEPYLSIGIAYGKTLYEMTNFLTPRKVPGLRVIQIMGGYGKLSGEILSIELAQKVAEAFEGDVVPLFAPAFAKDARTKRAIESEDRIKRVLELGRKADMALVGIGGIGLTATLIDTGEISKEEREELIQKGAVGNICGNFFDREGNPVFSRVDTRRIALTLSDLKNIPRVVGVAGGEEKIEAIYGALHGKLVNVLITDELTAKALLEWKT from the coding sequence ATGAGGAAAGGACCAGAACCAGAACTTATAGCTGAAATAGCGAAGCTCTATTACTATAACCAACTTACTCAAGAGAGAATCGCAGATCTCCTGGGCATTTCTCGCCAGAAAGTTTGCCGACTTTTAAAAAAGGCCCTTGAGGACGGCATCGTCCAGATAAAAATCATCGAACCAGAACAATCAGATAAAAAAATTGAAGAAGAACTTATAAAAAAGTTTGACCTTGAAGAAGCAAGGGTAGTAAAAATTTTCCAGGACCGAAAAGACCTGATTCTCAAAAGGATTGGCCAAGGTGCTGCTGCATATTTGATGAGCCGGGTGGAACCTTATCTCTCCATAGGCATCGCCTACGGGAAAACGCTGTACGAGATGACCAATTTTCTCACCCCTCGCAAAGTACCTGGCCTAAGAGTAATCCAGATCATGGGAGGCTATGGAAAGCTCAGCGGTGAAATCCTTTCCATTGAACTTGCTCAAAAGGTTGCCGAAGCTTTTGAGGGTGATGTTGTTCCTCTTTTTGCTCCAGCTTTTGCCAAAGACGCAAGAACCAAAAGGGCTATTGAAAGTGAAGACCGTATCAAAAGAGTGCTGGAGCTGGGCAGAAAAGCAGACATGGCGCTGGTGGGCATTGGTGGTATCGGCCTTACTGCAACCCTGATCGACACAGGAGAAATTAGCAAAGAAGAACGGGAAGAGCTTATCCAGAAGGGCGCAGTAGGTAACATCTGCGGCAACTTTTTCGATAGAGAAGGAAATCCCGTTTTTTCCAGGGTTGACACCCGGCGTATTGCACTTACGCTCTCCGACCTGAAAAACATTCCCCGGGTAGTGGGTGTTGCTGGAGGAGAAGAAAAAATCGAAGCCATTTACGGAGCATTACATGGCAAGCTGGTCAACGTCCTGATAACCGATGAGCTCACCGCAAAGGCACTTCTGGAATGGAAAACATAA
- a CDS encoding 2-hydroxyacyl-CoA dehydratase subunit D — protein MPGKDLLLKTAGYFLQWRYPFRLLKIYEKWLAKRWPVPNLAQFSYTTTIREIRELYGQEKPVIWASFFFPSEFIHAASCKAFYPEIAGGLIAALGLAHYPFREADQNWFSRDLCSYHRLAVGMSLLRFFPRPAALLATTGICQGTVGFFKWLSLIWKVPCYIVDVPLQNSKDAVLYVARQLEEIASSLSRRLRITFAWEDVFHLSRKTGELIEELEAKRRKKEISFSPPTKNLEYLPYYYQFMGSETALAFFEKLLRESKGANKSSCAGKAEIIWLHLKPYFINQSLDSLLEEFGFEVLFEEFADVYKGEYNVERPFETLARKVLHSLRFMRADLRIKRTLAWLKGYGAQGVIHCNQWGCRQSQGMEFLLRRSLNAAGYPVLFLDGDHLDRNYFSLEQLKTRLQAFREMLG, from the coding sequence ATGCCTGGAAAAGACCTGCTTCTTAAAACTGCTGGATATTTTTTGCAATGGAGATACCCTTTCCGCTTGCTAAAAATTTACGAGAAATGGCTGGCCAAAAGATGGCCGGTTCCCAATCTTGCTCAATTTTCGTACACAACCACTATAAGGGAGATACGGGAGCTCTATGGCCAGGAGAAGCCCGTGATATGGGCGAGTTTCTTTTTCCCCAGTGAATTTATTCACGCTGCTTCCTGCAAGGCTTTTTATCCAGAAATTGCGGGAGGATTAATTGCTGCCTTAGGTCTTGCACATTACCCTTTCCGGGAAGCTGACCAAAACTGGTTCTCCCGAGACTTATGTAGCTATCACCGTCTGGCAGTAGGGATGAGCTTACTACGCTTTTTCCCCAGGCCAGCTGCCCTACTTGCCACAACGGGTATTTGTCAGGGAACGGTTGGCTTTTTCAAATGGCTTTCTCTCATCTGGAAGGTACCCTGTTATATAGTCGACGTTCCTTTGCAAAACAGCAAGGATGCAGTGCTCTATGTTGCAAGACAACTCGAGGAGATAGCTTCTTCTCTTTCCCGGAGGCTAAGGATTACCTTTGCCTGGGAAGACGTTTTTCATCTTTCCCGAAAAACTGGGGAATTAATTGAAGAGCTGGAAGCGAAAAGGCGCAAGAAAGAGATTTCTTTCTCTCCACCAACAAAAAATCTGGAATATCTGCCCTACTATTACCAGTTTATGGGCAGCGAGACAGCGCTTGCTTTTTTTGAAAAGCTTTTGCGAGAAAGCAAGGGGGCTAATAAGTCTTCCTGTGCTGGTAAGGCCGAGATTATCTGGCTTCACCTCAAACCTTACTTCATTAATCAAAGCCTTGATTCTCTTCTTGAAGAATTTGGTTTCGAGGTTTTATTTGAGGAATTTGCTGATGTGTATAAGGGTGAGTATAATGTGGAACGACCTTTTGAGACCCTGGCCAGAAAGGTTTTACATAGTCTGCGCTTTATGCGGGCTGATTTGCGGATAAAGCGCACCCTGGCTTGGCTGAAAGGCTATGGCGCGCAGGGTGTTATTCACTGTAACCAGTGGGGTTGTCGGCAGAGCCAAGGCATGGAATTTCTTCTGCGCAGGTCTCTGAATGCTGCTGGATATCCAGTACTTTTTCTGGATGGAGACCATTTGGACCGAAATTACTTTTCCTTAGAACAATTAAAGACCCGCTTACAGGCTTTTCGGGAAATGCTGGGGTGA
- a CDS encoding DUF1576 domain-containing protein → MLNRKNREIWILFLYLNVLPFLALHEESPPKLLVGLLRILAHPGILVSDYFGIGGIGATLLNAYFVGAIGWALLWKFVPRLRGEHIAAWCTMIGFAFFGKNPLNTLPILLGCYLFSLLSKRHFSELVAVSMFTTALSPVVSLLIFDWHIRFEVAILVGVMVGLVVPALARHLHFLHLGYNLYGTGFAAGIIGAVVASVIQGMGRPIDLLTVWTENRSANPSIILLLFLVSLILIGTLSERKAWRRWKEILLSTGKAPSDYFSFSRGGTLINMGWSGLMALAYLALLKAPINGPTLGGILTIVGFAAYGKHPRNALPIILGVFLGTLITHWQADQPGPLLAALFGSALAPIAGEFGMLVGMVCGFLHLCVVMNIGWLHGGINLYNNGFAAGFVAIIIAGIAQEVKRIKKVSFSVPFSDDHVL, encoded by the coding sequence ATGTTAAATCGTAAAAACCGGGAAATATGGATACTTTTTCTTTATCTCAACGTACTTCCTTTTCTGGCCCTGCATGAGGAAAGCCCACCCAAGTTGCTGGTGGGTCTTCTTCGTATACTCGCCCACCCGGGCATCCTGGTCAGCGATTACTTTGGAATCGGGGGTATAGGGGCAACATTGCTTAACGCATACTTTGTGGGTGCAATAGGGTGGGCACTGCTCTGGAAATTTGTGCCCCGACTGCGGGGAGAGCATATTGCTGCCTGGTGTACGATGATTGGTTTTGCCTTCTTTGGCAAAAACCCACTTAACACGCTTCCCATTTTGCTTGGTTGTTACCTATTTTCCCTGCTCTCTAAAAGGCATTTTTCAGAGTTGGTTGCTGTGTCCATGTTCACCACCGCACTTTCTCCGGTAGTCAGCTTGCTCATCTTTGACTGGCACATAAGATTTGAGGTGGCCATTCTGGTGGGTGTTATGGTAGGCCTCGTAGTTCCGGCTTTAGCCAGACATCTTCACTTTTTGCACCTTGGATATAACCTTTACGGCACTGGCTTTGCTGCAGGAATAATTGGAGCAGTGGTTGCCTCCGTAATCCAGGGAATGGGTCGGCCAATAGACCTGCTCACCGTCTGGACTGAAAACAGAAGTGCTAACCCGAGTATAATCTTGCTTCTCTTCCTTGTCTCGCTCATTCTGATTGGCACTCTTAGTGAGCGTAAAGCCTGGCGAAGGTGGAAAGAAATCTTGCTTTCCACCGGTAAAGCACCTTCCGACTATTTTTCGTTTTCAAGAGGCGGTACACTCATCAACATGGGCTGGAGCGGGTTAATGGCTCTTGCCTACCTTGCGCTCCTTAAGGCGCCAATAAATGGACCCACGCTGGGGGGCATACTAACCATAGTGGGATTTGCGGCTTACGGCAAGCATCCTCGTAACGCTCTGCCCATAATACTTGGGGTTTTTCTGGGAACACTGATAACCCACTGGCAAGCCGACCAGCCAGGGCCACTGCTGGCAGCACTCTTTGGTTCAGCCTTGGCGCCCATTGCAGGAGAGTTCGGAATGCTGGTAGGCATGGTTTGTGGCTTTCTGCACCTATGTGTAGTGATGAACATTGGATGGCTACACGGGGGAATAAACCTTTACAACAATGGCTTTGCTGCAGGTTTTGTGGCAATTATAATTGCCGGCATAGCTCAGGAAGTGAAGAGAATCAAAAAAGTTTCTTTCTCTGTCCCCTTTTCTGACGACCACGTCCTGTAA
- a CDS encoding class II SORL domain-containing protein: MSTIGELFQSADWKAEKHVPVIDGPQEVKVGEVAQFEVTVGKEIPHPNTTEHHIRWIEVFFLPQGAKFPFAVARFDFEAHGESTEGPNKGAAYTEPRVNFSLKLNQSGTLFASSYCNIHGLWQSSKEVTAN; encoded by the coding sequence ATGAGCACTATTGGCGAATTGTTTCAGAGTGCAGATTGGAAAGCAGAAAAGCATGTCCCGGTTATTGATGGTCCTCAGGAAGTTAAAGTGGGAGAAGTTGCTCAGTTTGAAGTAACAGTGGGAAAAGAAATTCCTCATCCCAACACCACCGAGCATCACATTCGCTGGATTGAGGTCTTCTTTTTGCCCCAGGGAGCAAAGTTTCCCTTTGCGGTAGCCAGATTTGACTTTGAAGCCCATGGGGAGTCCACAGAAGGGCCTAACAAGGGTGCGGCATATACGGAGCCAAGGGTAAACTTTTCCTTAAAGCTGAACCAATCTGGTACGCTTTTTGCAAGTTCCTACTGCAACATTCATGGTTTGTGGCAGAGTTCTAAAGAGGTAACCGCGAATTAG
- a CDS encoding CPBP family glutamic-type intramembrane protease: MNDVFKKIREYLMFLLQKESMIIVSSILSVVLYDLSLQNRWFYPFKGEEASLNVFLSGAIWFFVAPFFINLLYLRLPALELGFKPKKEVNWIKWFLLFFAIGIAWALWVSRNPVYRNYYPALPAARTDSLAFMKYETLVALNMFSWEFLCRGYLLFGLQKKFGKYALLIQLVIFTLLHRGKPEYLLSILGGLGMGILALEAGSFIPVFLLHFGTAVLLDLFCLAF; this comes from the coding sequence GTGAACGATGTGTTCAAAAAGATAAGAGAATACCTGATGTTTCTGTTGCAAAAAGAAAGCATGATCATTGTTTCCTCAATTCTAAGTGTGGTTTTATATGACCTTTCCTTGCAAAACCGCTGGTTTTATCCCTTTAAAGGAGAAGAAGCTTCCCTAAATGTTTTTCTTTCTGGAGCAATATGGTTTTTCGTGGCTCCCTTTTTCATTAATCTCCTTTACTTGCGCCTTCCGGCTCTTGAGCTGGGCTTTAAACCCAAAAAGGAAGTAAACTGGATTAAGTGGTTCTTGCTTTTCTTCGCAATCGGCATAGCGTGGGCACTATGGGTATCCAGAAACCCGGTATATCGCAACTATTATCCCGCCTTACCGGCTGCCCGTACCGATTCTCTGGCATTCATGAAATACGAAACACTGGTGGCACTCAACATGTTTAGCTGGGAATTCTTGTGCCGGGGGTACCTACTTTTTGGCTTGCAGAAAAAGTTTGGGAAGTACGCCTTGCTCATTCAGCTTGTCATTTTTACCCTCCTTCACCGGGGCAAACCCGAATACTTGCTTTCCATCCTGGGAGGATTAGGTATGGGAATACTGGCCCTGGAAGCAGGGAGTTTTATTCCAGTCTTTTTGCTTCACTTTGGTACTGCAGTGCTTCTCGACCTTTTCTGTCTGGCCTTTTAA